The following proteins are encoded in a genomic region of Sulfurovum indicum:
- a CDS encoding ABC-F family ATP-binding cassette domain-containing protein, whose product MALIDLFDIKKQYDVKLLLDGVDFHLNEGERVAIVGKNGCGKSTLMKIALGVEEPTEGKRVIDRSIQIEMLSQQPLFNPSLNVKEAIENELTELKEAKEKYDTLSQQVAENFEDKQLLEELEKTTSYLDHHNAWSLDDKIERVLQEFKLKEYEDRLVISLSGGEQRRVALASLILKKPDVLLLDEPTNHLDVYMVEFLEEILLKEKFTLLFISHDRHFIDTIATRVIEVENQKLISYKGGYRDYLAEKEARMKALAKQHENLLKLLKHEEEWLGKSVRAREKRNQGRKARVFKLREEAKKNPTLIRKMQLELEREKKHFNREQSVGRKKMLFEIDHLYYSIANKVLIKDFTTRILQRDKIAIVGINGAGKSTLLRLLLGRIKADSGSIKKGDFSIGYFDQHREMLKDDETLIDTFCPDGGDHIDVRGRHMHVYAYLKLFLFPEEFLTKKIAQLSGGEKNRVALALLFTKNVDCLILDEPTNDLDIQTINILEEQLLNFPGAIIFVSHDRYFVDKIASKLYIFKGKGVIEESYQSYSEYLEIEKEIKEIEHMAEELGRSDSKEEVAESREKKKPTKLSYKDQRDLDKLPDEIEALEEKIDALNTCLADPECYQEKGLSRLSDELAEVEKIYEEKSERYLEVLELYESLQA is encoded by the coding sequence ATGGCACTCATCGACCTCTTTGATATAAAAAAACAGTACGATGTCAAACTTCTCCTTGATGGGGTCGATTTTCATCTTAATGAGGGAGAGAGGGTTGCCATTGTCGGAAAGAACGGATGCGGGAAGTCTACACTGATGAAGATCGCTCTTGGGGTGGAAGAGCCCACTGAAGGAAAAAGGGTGATAGATCGTTCTATACAGATAGAGATGCTCTCGCAACAGCCTCTTTTCAACCCTTCGCTTAATGTCAAAGAAGCCATAGAAAACGAACTTACTGAGCTCAAAGAAGCAAAAGAGAAGTATGATACTCTCTCACAACAGGTAGCTGAAAACTTTGAAGATAAACAACTTTTGGAAGAGCTGGAGAAGACCACCTCCTACCTTGATCACCATAATGCATGGAGTCTGGATGACAAAATAGAACGTGTTCTTCAGGAGTTCAAGCTCAAAGAGTATGAAGATCGTCTAGTCATATCACTCTCAGGTGGAGAACAGCGTCGTGTAGCACTGGCATCACTTATTTTGAAAAAACCAGATGTGCTGTTGCTGGATGAACCAACAAACCATCTTGATGTCTATATGGTGGAGTTTCTTGAAGAGATACTTCTCAAAGAGAAGTTCACCCTACTCTTTATCTCTCATGACAGACACTTCATTGATACTATAGCGACACGGGTCATAGAGGTAGAGAACCAGAAACTTATCTCCTATAAAGGGGGATACCGAGACTATCTTGCAGAGAAAGAAGCACGAATGAAAGCGCTGGCAAAACAGCATGAGAACCTGCTTAAACTGCTCAAACATGAAGAGGAATGGCTGGGGAAAAGTGTCCGTGCACGGGAAAAGAGGAATCAGGGGAGGAAGGCAAGGGTCTTCAAACTGCGCGAAGAGGCAAAAAAGAACCCTACACTTATCCGTAAAATGCAGTTAGAACTTGAACGTGAAAAGAAACATTTCAACCGTGAGCAGAGTGTGGGCAGGAAAAAAATGCTCTTTGAAATCGACCATCTCTACTACTCCATCGCCAACAAAGTACTCATTAAAGACTTTACTACACGTATTCTTCAGCGTGATAAAATCGCCATCGTAGGAATAAATGGTGCGGGGAAATCGACCCTGCTCAGACTTCTGCTTGGACGGATCAAGGCAGATAGTGGCAGTATCAAAAAAGGAGACTTTAGTATCGGCTACTTTGATCAGCACAGGGAGATGCTCAAAGATGATGAGACGCTCATCGATACCTTCTGTCCGGATGGTGGCGACCATATTGATGTCAGAGGCAGACATATGCATGTCTATGCCTACCTCAAACTCTTTCTCTTTCCGGAAGAGTTCCTGACAAAAAAGATCGCACAACTCAGCGGAGGAGAAAAGAACAGAGTCGCTCTTGCACTGCTTTTTACCAAAAATGTCGACTGTCTTATTCTTGATGAGCCTACCAACGATCTGGACATACAAACCATCAATATTCTTGAAGAACAGCTGCTGAACTTCCCCGGAGCTATCATCTTCGTCTCTCATGACCGCTACTTTGTCGACAAGATCGCCTCCAAGCTCTATATCTTCAAAGGCAAAGGGGTCATTGAAGAGTCCTACCAGAGCTACTCTGAGTACCTTGAGATCGAAAAAGAGATCAAAGAGATCGAACATATGGCTGAAGAGCTAGGACGGTCAGACAGCAAGGAAGAGGTTGCAGAGAGCAGAGAAAAGAAAAAACCTACCAAACTCAGCTATAAAGACCAAAGAGACCTTGACAAACTTCCTGATGAGATTGAAGCACTGGAAGAGAAGATCGATGCATTGAATACCTGCCTGGCTGATCCGGAGTGTTATCAGGAAAAAGGGCTGAGCAGACTCAGTGATGAGCTTGCTGAAGTTGAAAAGATTTATGAAGAGAAAAGCGAACGGTATCTGGAGGTACTTGAGCTGTATGAGTCGTTACAGGCTTAA
- a CDS encoding DUF4149 domain-containing protein: protein MNKIFRKVTIAYLILIGATLGAGLFAGIVVAPVTFHTENWLGSEILSHYQEGLIMTQNFVKLSYLVDVTVIAVALYEGYKYKKFERDNITQVATFFVIVTGLMFGHYYLPDILTMQMAGEEMTKTAAFVNTHKGSEINFKIFSTALLVLMIRNMQKACK, encoded by the coding sequence ATGAACAAAATTTTTAGAAAAGTAACCATTGCCTATCTAATCTTGATTGGAGCAACACTGGGGGCAGGACTTTTTGCCGGTATTGTCGTAGCACCTGTAACGTTCCATACGGAAAACTGGCTTGGAAGTGAAATACTCAGCCACTATCAGGAGGGACTTATTATGACACAGAATTTTGTCAAACTCTCCTATCTGGTTGATGTGACAGTGATCGCTGTAGCATTGTATGAAGGATATAAGTACAAAAAGTTCGAAAGAGATAACATTACACAGGTAGCAACCTTTTTTGTAATCGTCACAGGGTTGATGTTCGGACACTACTACCTGCCCGATATACTGACTATGCAGATGGCAGGAGAGGAGATGACGAAAACGGCAGCCTTTGTCAATACCCATAAAGGCAGTGAGATAAACTTTAAGATCTTTTCGACTGCTCTTTTGGTATTGATGATACGCAATATGCAAAAAGCATGTAAATAA
- a CDS encoding M48 family metallopeptidase, producing the protein MLELIIGIYSLYTFMRVYISVMQIGYINQEKRKDPVLMPAGKYMVAANYAVAKEKLAIVEHFVDYLMFVWWVFAGFSWLSSLVSVDGQIMQAVLFLYGFMVVNYIVGLPFELYQKFKIDEDFHFNQMTLRMYVLDTLKSAVMFVVLGGVLFALLAWIIVNYEMWWLGGFVLLFGVALLVNVLYPTVIAPIFNKFNPLEEGELKDAITAMMEKVGLKSDGIFVMDASKRDSRLNAYFGGLGKSKRVVLFDTLLEKLNKEELLAVLGHELGHYSHGDIWKNIGLMGLLLFVVFFLFGHLPDELFIQMHVAPHAGVKIATLMLLLPLVSFIFTPFMSYVSRHNEYAADAFGSKMGGQDNLVSALLKLVTENKSFPKSHPLVIFFYYTHPPIIERLNAMGYDAANTVAGEEKSEKTAEGIFTFVDRKSQ; encoded by the coding sequence ATGTTGGAATTGATTATAGGGATTTATTCACTCTATACATTCATGCGGGTGTATATTTCAGTGATGCAGATAGGCTATATCAATCAGGAAAAACGTAAAGATCCTGTATTGATGCCTGCCGGGAAATATATGGTGGCGGCTAATTATGCTGTTGCCAAAGAGAAGCTGGCGATTGTTGAGCATTTTGTTGATTACCTCATGTTTGTATGGTGGGTTTTTGCGGGATTCTCGTGGCTCTCTTCTCTGGTTAGTGTTGATGGTCAGATTATGCAGGCAGTGCTCTTTTTGTACGGGTTCATGGTTGTTAACTATATTGTGGGGTTACCGTTCGAACTCTACCAGAAGTTCAAGATCGATGAAGATTTCCATTTTAATCAAATGACACTCAGGATGTACGTGCTCGATACGCTCAAGTCTGCAGTGATGTTTGTGGTGTTGGGTGGAGTACTTTTCGCACTCCTGGCTTGGATTATTGTTAATTATGAGATGTGGTGGCTTGGCGGATTTGTACTGCTCTTTGGAGTGGCACTGCTTGTAAATGTGCTCTATCCAACTGTAATTGCCCCTATTTTTAATAAGTTTAATCCGCTTGAAGAGGGAGAGCTTAAAGATGCTATTACTGCAATGATGGAAAAGGTAGGATTGAAAAGTGACGGTATTTTTGTGATGGATGCCAGTAAGCGTGACAGCAGGCTCAATGCCTACTTTGGCGGGCTTGGCAAGAGTAAACGAGTGGTTCTATTTGACACGTTGCTTGAGAAACTCAACAAAGAAGAGCTTCTTGCCGTACTTGGGCACGAGCTTGGACACTACTCACATGGAGATATCTGGAAGAACATAGGACTGATGGGATTGCTTCTGTTTGTAGTCTTTTTCCTCTTTGGACATTTACCCGATGAACTCTTTATTCAAATGCATGTGGCACCGCATGCAGGCGTGAAGATCGCTACCTTGATGCTTCTGTTACCGCTGGTAAGTTTTATCTTTACACCGTTTATGAGTTATGTAAGTCGTCACAATGAATATGCTGCAGATGCATTCGGGTCCAAAATGGGTGGTCAGGATAACTTGGTCTCTGCACTTTTAAAATTGGTTACCGAGAACAAATCTTTTCCAAAGTCTCATCCTTTGGTGATCTTTTTTTACTATACCCATCCACCGATCATCGAGCGTCTCAATGCGATGGGATATGATGCGGCCAATACGGTTGCAGGGGAAGAGAAGTCTGAAAAAACGGCAGAAGGGATATTTACGTTCGTTGATCGAAAAAGTCAGTAA
- the dtd gene encoding D-aminoacyl-tRNA deacylase, with amino-acid sequence MIALIQRVEKSWVKVNGEQIAAIGRGYNILLGVMEGDTYEDVTKLVRKVLALRIFPNEEGKMDRNIVQVVGEVLVVSQFTLAGRIKKGNRPDFTGAMEPKGAKTLYELFIEVLSRELTVASGEFGAMMEVGIVNDGPVTIIADSKTL; translated from the coding sequence ATGATCGCATTGATCCAGCGTGTGGAAAAGTCCTGGGTGAAAGTTAACGGAGAGCAGATCGCTGCTATTGGCAGAGGATATAACATTCTACTGGGTGTGATGGAGGGTGATACGTACGAAGATGTTACCAAACTGGTACGAAAGGTGTTGGCACTGCGTATCTTTCCCAATGAGGAGGGAAAGATGGATAGAAACATCGTACAGGTTGTCGGTGAAGTGCTTGTGGTTTCACAGTTCACGTTGGCAGGACGGATCAAAAAAGGTAACCGTCCCGATTTTACCGGTGCAATGGAGCCTAAAGGTGCGAAGACTCTGTATGAATTATTCATAGAGGTACTCTCAAGAGAGCTTACCGTGGCGTCCGGAGAGTTTGGTGCGATGATGGAAGTGGGTATTGTCAATGATGGACCTGTAACTATTATTGCCGACAGTAAAACATTATAA
- the prmC gene encoding peptide chain release factor N(5)-glutamine methyltransferase has product MSEEFQDVLQTDATIAEALKWAKERLHKSCERPQLEAELLLAYHLQKERIYLMAHDHDVVGNIENYQKLVQRRAGHEPYEYIVGSASFYDIHLKVEPGVLIPRPETEILIDLVAEIIEKEKVTQIAEIGVGSGAISVVLARKFPQLKIIATDICDTPLKVAKENVERFGLSRQIQLYKSNLIDLVSEPVELVVSNPPYIAEDFLLESNVVDYEPKEALFGGRVGDELLKQIIVDVKNRGIKWLVCEMGYDQKEPILAFVNEIGVKSIKFYKDLAGFDRGFMLSFY; this is encoded by the coding sequence ATGAGTGAGGAGTTTCAAGATGTGTTGCAGACTGATGCTACGATTGCAGAAGCATTAAAGTGGGCAAAAGAACGCTTGCATAAGAGTTGTGAACGCCCGCAGTTGGAAGCAGAACTGCTTTTGGCATATCATCTTCAAAAAGAGCGTATCTACCTTATGGCACATGATCATGATGTTGTGGGAAATATTGAAAATTATCAGAAACTGGTTCAAAGACGAGCCGGGCATGAACCCTATGAGTATATTGTAGGGAGTGCCAGCTTTTATGACATTCATCTGAAGGTAGAACCTGGTGTACTTATTCCCAGACCTGAAACGGAGATACTGATAGATCTTGTGGCAGAGATCATTGAAAAAGAGAAGGTTACGCAAATTGCAGAGATCGGTGTGGGGTCTGGTGCCATCTCTGTGGTACTGGCACGAAAGTTCCCGCAGCTGAAGATAATCGCCACCGATATTTGTGATACTCCGTTGAAGGTAGCAAAAGAGAATGTAGAGCGGTTTGGACTCTCCAGACAGATCCAACTGTATAAATCCAATCTTATTGATTTGGTGAGTGAACCTGTCGAACTCGTTGTCTCCAATCCGCCCTATATTGCTGAAGATTTTCTCTTAGAGTCCAATGTGGTTGACTATGAACCCAAAGAGGCGCTCTTTGGAGGCAGAGTAGGAGATGAGCTTTTAAAACAGATCATTGTTGATGTAAAAAACAGAGGTATCAAGTGGTTAGTGTGTGAGATGGGGTATGACCAGAAAGAGCCGATATTGGCTTTTGTTAATGAAATTGGGGTAAAATCCATTAAGTTTTACAAAGACCTTGCCGGATTTGACAGAGGGTTCATGCTCTCTTTTTACTAA